Part of the Diabrotica virgifera virgifera chromosome 6, PGI_DIABVI_V3a genome, TTTACATTCACGGAACGCTTGTGCTAACATAATTACTCACATAAGTTCAAAAATGAAGAAACAAGTTGTACAGGAAATAGTAGAAGGGACTGATAAATTTGCGCTTATTATTGATGAGTCAACAACATTAAGTAAAAAATCAACATTGATTTTGTAGCTTAGAGTGTGCCTAAAAAAGTTAAATATGGAGTCACCTGTGAACTTGATTTTAGACCTTGTGGAACTGGAAAATGTGACATCTCTTGGAATTTTTAATGCTGTTATGAAATGCCTTGAAGGTCACAAAATAGATGAAAACGTTTTAAAAAGTAGACTTGTTGCTTTGGCATGTGATGGAGCGGCAGTGCTGCTTGGAGGGAAGTCTGGGGTTGGTGTACTGTTGAAAGAGAAGTTTCCATCTATTACTATTTGGCATTGCTGTAATCATAGACTTGAGTTGTGTGTGAGTGACGTGGTAAAGAAAATGGCAAGGATAAACCCGTTCAAGGGATTTATAGACAACCTATACATACTGTATCACGCCTCGCCCAAGAACAGTCGGGAGCTTGACGTATGTGCCGATGAGCTTGGTGTACAACTGTTAAAAATCGGTAGAGTGTTAAACACGTGGTGGGTCGCATCAAGTTTTCGCACAGTTTCGGCCGTTTGGGAAAATTATGAGGTCTTAGCCAACCATTTTGCAGCAGCCAAAGTAGACCAGACGCGTGATCCTTTGGAAAGATCCAAATACGAAGGCCTAcacagaaagctaacatcaacgTGCTTCATTTTGGATTTGGGACTGATGTGCGATGCACTGCAAGAACTGTCTGATGTTAGTGAGGAGTTACAACATCGACACTTTGACCTATTTCGAGCTAACAAGAAACTTCAGATTTTGATGAACACGTTTGTTTCTCGAAAAGGCAGTCCTGGAATGTTTTATTCGCAAGCTGAGACAGCTGTCAACAACATAAGTTTTATGGGAATCGAACTGTATGTGAAATCTAAAGAAGACCCCATCAATGCTGTTGTGTCTTATGACCACCTTGCTCAATCAATCGAAAAGAGGATGCTCAGTGGAGACGATGCAGTGTTGGCCAATTGTGCCCGCATAGTTGACAAAAGCACTTGGCCCAAAACATTAAAGACAATACTTTTGGGGAAAGAGACATTGAAGCGCTCGCAGTTCGCCTAGAAGTGAACAAACGAGAGGCAATTAAATCCTTCAGAGAATATGTTTTTGACAATTGTAGAAATCTGGGGGGAAATTGTGAGAACAATATCTCCCAGAAAATTTGCTACGTTTGACAACAGCTTTAAAGACAATACCAATATCTTCCAGTGAGTGTGAAAGGGGATTTTCCCAAATGAACCTGATAACTACTGATGGCAGAGCTTCCCTACTCACAAAAACTGTTTCTTCATTAATGTTTGTGAAGTTAAACGGCCCACCTCTTACTCGATTCGAACCCTCGAGAACGTGAATTCGTGGCTGCTTCGGGGACGGCACTCAGCATTGGACACAAACAGCAAGGAAAGAGGAAGAGAAGGGACTTACGACAAAAACTTCTccaaacttttgacagttctatAAACTGTAAGTTATCAAATTTAttgcttttttcttgtaaaatgTAGCTATGATCTAAAAACTTACACTGATTAATTTGTTACTGAATACTAACTAATTTGTTACTTTTGAACTGTTATTTGGAAAGGTATGCAATAAAACATGTAAACTAAGGTTTTGTGCGTTTTTTATTATATGCCCTTGAAATGTGTACAAGATTAAATTTCTACAGTAGGCCAGTTAATTAGCAAATACAGCTTTTTCCAATAAAAGCAGACATACTTAAGAAACCACAAGTTTAATAGGagtaaaaaatttcaaattttctgAGAAAAATAATCTTTGTATTCTTATTTTATCAATGATGTAGCCAAGTAGAGATGGTCTTAGATTTTTTATAGTATTCAGGTCAAATTATAcacaaattcttaaatttttttcctTGCTCACAAATAGCTTTAAAACTCCCTTTTTGAGGCTAAATTTACAAAGTTTTCCCGGGGCCTGACCTCCTTTCTAAATACCCTCAGACTCccggaacattgcgtaccggaacctatattgttacaaaaacagcactgtatatatatatatatatatatatgagttagttagaagcaacctaccttgctcgtttcggtacgaaaccgatctgtgcctctactttgaggccacgagatgtcacctggtatttattgaaaaatacctacggcgtcaaacaagcaggaaataatcgcaactttctactttttaaaaagtatgaaaataatatgtaaaatattatacgggaaataaatattctaccttcgtctgtgctgccatcttgggaacgttttcgctgtctacagctcatcagccaagctctcagaacagacgaagatgtagaatgttaagtaagcgagtacaactataaacatagaaaagaaaaatcattggcaaataactcgcaatgtgaatgtgaatacaaaattaacaatataaaaagatggaatgcaactgcagacacgtgtttctgactcattagtcgtcatcagtacagtatagccaagttagaagataatagtttaacttggaaaaagatcactacaggagcaatattaccatttgtgaccatattaccatttgtgattaccatcctttattttataaggttttggcttttctttcctcaggtagctttacctccgtgactgggttggtcgtcgccctgaaaggcagggtcttctgacattgttgtcacaaatggtaatattgctcctgtagtgatctttttccaagttaaactattatcttctaacttggctatactgtactgatgacgactaatgagtcagaaacacgtgtctgcagttgcattccatctttttatattgttaattttgtattcacattcacattgcgagttatttgccatatatatatatatatatatatatatatatatatatatatatatatatatatatatatatatatatatatatatatatatatatatataatatatatatatatatatatatatatatatatatatatatatatatatatatagaactggattcgaaatccggAAACAAGAAAACATTATcattagaaataaaaattacttgcAATAACATCTCGAGATATAATCGACTTATATGTAACATCAAATCTGAACTTTCTGAGATTCTTCCAACTGATATGATACGTGAATACGAAAATCGTCTGAAAAGAAAATTTAGATCTGAATTTGAGAAAATAAAACTTACGAACATCAACAAATTTGAACGACTATACAGCAATAACGAAAAACACAACCGTGTATTTAAAGACAACAGCAAATGGTTTAAAAATATCTCTAGCATAGCCATACCGGAAGAAGTCGCAAATTTCTTATCATTGGGACCTAAATTTAGTGTGCCCTGTGTTGGTAAAGATGTCAGACTAGATAGGTTTGTTGCAGACTTAGAAAATATAGTGGATGGTATTCCAGATGAATCAAAGGATGTCGTACGAGCTAGAGCAACCAATATCATAACTAATTATGTGAACCACACTACAACAAACAAACCAAACCACTTCAACAGGATGTTTGAAAAAACACGCAAGTTTTTGAAATCAAATCCAGATCTATACATTTTGCAGTCAGACAAAGGTGGGTGTACGGTTGCCATGGATAAATCAGAATATATGGATAAAACTGAGATAATGCTACAGGATTCTTCCACGTACACCAAATTAAACACTGATCCAACGGTGAAAATACAAACCAaatacaacaatattattaagaacCTGAAATCCATAGGTGAGATAGACGCTAATTCTGCAAAACAACTAATGATCTACAACTCGATGTTTCCAAAGTTATACTGTCTACCAAAAATTCACAAAAGCAATGTTCCTCTTCGCCCTATCATCAGCTCAATCAACTCCACTACATACAACATCTCGAAATACTTGGCAAACATTCTAACTGCCACTTTTGAATATCAAACTAATTATAATGTGAAAGATACATTTACGTTTGTAGAACTAATTAAGAATGTTACAATTCCTCAAACctatgtacttatatccttagATGCGGTATCGCTTTTCACGAATATTCCTCTTAACTTGATTATTGaaattttagagcaaaattgGCACTTAATAGAATCCAACACCACACTAAGTAAGAATAACTTCTTCAaactaatcgattttattttttctaatgtttacttttctttcggtggaactttttactcacaaatctttggcactcccatgggctctcctatcagccccattctagccaccatagttttagatcatctatttaatatagtaattccacgactaccgttcaagttaccgttcatatacaaatatgtggatgatgtgataagtgcgatccccaaggactctattcaaactacactggacctcttcaatggatttcacaaacacctacaatttaccgttgaggaggagaaagaacaaagtgtgccctttttagacactaaggtgataagaaccacagagaacaagataattttggattggtatcagaaaccaactgactctggaagatatataaattatttctctcagcactcgaaaagccaaaaacacaacactgttgtggcaatgaaaaacagaattttacacatcagcaatgacctgttcacacaaaagaatttaaaaacactctacaacatattcttgaacaacggctatccaagtaaaattcttaagcaactgatatataactcagacttatacgacgggcaacgtgacaacagaccatcagatcccgtgatttacaaaaagttgcccttcataaatggcttaaccaacaatataatcaagctgctgaacggaattcctaaaatcaaaatagcgaaatacaatagcatatccaactacagcttattctcgaagcttaaagaccagacaccgcttctaaatcagagtaatatcatctatcaactttcttgtctcgaatgtgatgggcagtgTATAGGACAAACGTCGCAATggctgaaacaaagaataacgcagcacaaaagtgattgtaaaacacacaaaaatacttgtgcagcagcacaccattccataacaacaggacaccaatttaatttgtcagatatcaagatcttagattcagaaagcaattataagaaaagattgttcctcgagatgtaccacataaacagtaataaacgttcaattaattacaaatcagacacaagtagattaagcgaaatttactgcaatgttttaaaattcgaaaaatagcagaatattaaacatatggctcgatattggaacttttgatccttaacacatgtgagaaaagatacctgactcagtgccgccctcgacgttctcgtgaaacgacatgcatagctttaagttaaattgctttatataacatacctacaacaattcgtaagttatatcattgtaatattatgtttgtacctaactgttagttaattttgtagtttgttcctgatgaagatgaaaaattaataaatactcatcgaaatatcgaattcaacagaattaaatgtagtttcaatctaagccacagaccgcaattcccgataatttcaacactgttttatagtgttatagaatatatatatatatatatatatatatatatatatatatatatatatatatatatatatatatatatatatatatatatataaaatatattattataattatttcttTATAATTTCTGTgcttaatatatttaaaaaaaaatggtaatcCACTCCTGCGTTCTAAGTTAGTCGGCATAGGTCCAGAGAATCATGAATCGTATGTAAATCACAAAGTGGCACCTCCACAGCCGCTCTATCTTATCTCCAACAATTATTTGTAGTTTACTACCGCAAGAGGGCATTAGTTACTGCCATTCTTTGCAAATGGCGCTCAGTGGCGGTCTCATCGGCATCTACAGATAATTTTAACTAGATATATTTCACTGACTGCTTTCCTCTTACCACCTGATGAGATCAGATTTAGAACTATTGGTTTTCTTACTATTTATGTACGATCTAGTAAGTGGTTGTAAGCGGTTTACTGAAATTGTGCGCCGTATAAACGCCTCGAAGTTTAATCTTATTGAAAAGACAGGAGTCAAAGGGTAAATTCTTGAGAATGTCAAATAAATTGTGATAATGCCTTCAGTTTTCATTTTAACGGCAGGTAGGGAAACCATATTGAGAATTTATGGTATCCGTGGCAGTTCATTTTCGCACTTACGTACCACGATATGCATCGTATATTACGGCGATTAGTGTTCTTAAATACATTTTAGTGTTATGAGcgaatttaaattttatttaatgttttaCACTTATTAATGCAGCTATTtcaataaaaatagttttatgcTATCGACGTCTGATTAACATGGTAAGCCTAACTTTAAGTAAATACTCTATTTAAAATGAAATACTGTACAGATACGGTAtacttataaaatattttttttatgtaaatttgT contains:
- the LOC126886155 gene encoding E3 SUMO-protein ligase KIAA1586-like, giving the protein MESPVNLILDLVELENVTSLGIFNAVMKCLEGHKIDENVLKSRLVALACDGAAVLLGGKSGVGVLLKEKFPSITIWHCCNHRLELCVSDVVKKMARINPFKGFIDNLYILYHASPKNSRELDVCADELGVQLLKIGRVLNTWWVASSFRTVSAVWENYEVLANHFAAAKVDQTRDPLERSKYEGLHRKLTSTCFILDLGLMCDALQELSDVSEELQHRHFDLFRANKKLQILMNTFVSRKGSPGMFYSQAETAVNNISFMGIELYVKSKEDPINAVVSYDHLAQSIEKRMLSGDDAVLANCARIVDKSTWPKTLKTILLGKETLKRSQFA